The DNA sequence AGCTAGACTTAATAACCATAAATACGAGTTTTTTTTGCTTACTTCCATCTGTTTCTTTGCCTTCTCGGTATACAGCCACGCAATTTTTTTCTCATCTTCGGCTTTTCTGTATTTAGCTTCCAAAAGTGCAATGTTTTTGTGAATGCTGATATTATTAATGCTATCCAGAGAATTAATATATTCTGTAGCATAGAGATTGGCTTTAACAGTGTCCTTTAATGCGGTATAATTTTTAAAAAATTCTCTCATAACCTCCTGTTTTGTTCTTTTGTATGAGGTTTTTTGATAGACTTCTTTTAAAATGTTATTAGATTGTTTGAAATTTTTAAGCTCTTGATAGATTTGATGTTTAAACAGTTTTATCCTTTCCGTAATATTGGTGTTTTTATATTTTTCTGCATTTTGTAGACCCAAATCAAAAGTTTTAAGAGCTTCAGGATAGTTTTTTTGCTTCATCTGATAATATCCTAAATTGCTTAAATATAATGAGTTGAAATTAGATTCCGGATAGTTTTTAATGATAGAGTAGGTTTTATTCAATTCTATTTTTGCCTCCGGTAGTTTATCCTTTCTCATCAGACATTCTGCTTTCAGTAAAAGAACTTCTCCCCTTATGCCATTAGATTGGGGAGTTTGCTTTTTTAATTTGCCTAAAAATAATTCTGCCAGATTACAGTATTCTATTGCTTTTGAAAAGTCCTGGGAGTTATAAAACAGAAGGGCAACATTTTTATACAAACCACCTATAAGTTCATTATCTCCAATGGATATTGCAATAGGAATCGCTTTGTTAACAATAAGATTCATAGCTTCTGTTTCTTTGGTCTGCATTACTTTTAGCAGAGACAAATTTTGAAACATGATGATTCTTATTCTTTTAGCTTCAGTACTTTTATATTTTTTTAGGGCAGATTCTGCGGTGACAAAATCTTTTTCAAGAAGAGCAGCAAAATCAGGTTTTGTAAAGTGGATGAGAGCCTGATAATATAATCCAATATCTTTGTATATCTGACTTTTAGAAGAGCTCTCCAGACCTTGTTTTAAATATTTATTATAATTATCTAAATCCTGCCTTGTAAAATAAGTAGCAGCTATCTGGTAGGATTTTATGGCCTTTACGGTATCTGTAGTTTCATGGTTAGCAGCTGTAACCAGACTGTCGAAATTACTGTTCTTTTTTTCAAGATAATAAAAATATGAGCCTTGAGCATATATGTATTGTGATCCCAAAGTAAATAGAAGTAAAAGCAAATATTTATTTATCATCTCTTTTTTACAATATAGTTGTTGATAATTCAAAAATAGAAAGACCACCTAAAATTATAAAATTAAAATCATCAATTATATTATAAACCTAGGAATTACGATTTTGGGTCTGTATCTTCAAATATACAGGTTTAGCGGATGTTATGATATACCTAAAAATCAGTAGAAAAAAATACACTTTTTTAAGGGTTGTATTCTGTTACGCCCGCTGATAGTTTTGCAGAACATACAATAACAAAAAATAAACTATTAAGAATGAAAAAGAGAATCTTTATCCTGGGAATGATTTCCCTGTTTGGGAGTATGCATGCACAGAGAATACAGAAAGGAGAAGCTCAGATCAATGTGGATATAGGAGTAGCAAACGGATGGGGACTTCCTGTATCAGTAGGAGTAGACTACGCTATACATAATGATATCACAGTGGGAATAGAAGGAAGTTATGCTACTGAAAAGTATTCAGGAGACATTAAAGGAAGCTGGTTTGGAGTAGGAGCTAACGGAAACTACCACTTCAATACTTTGCTTAAAATTCCAAATAAATGGGACGTATATGCAGGAGCTACCTTAGCCTACAATTCTTTTTCCTATAAATATAACGGATCAGATTTCGATTATTTCGATGGGAAGTCTTCAGGAGTTGGTTTTGCAGGACAAATCGGAGGCAGATATTTTTTCACCAAAAATCTTGCAGCTCATATAGAATTGGGTGGAGGATCTGTAGCTTCAGGAGGGAAAGCCGGGCTTACTTATAAATTTTAAACTCTATTATTATTTTCAATACAAATCAGTTTTTTCATAGCCTATACGATGTCAGAAGTGACAGCAAGTTTTAAAAAATGGTAACTTCTCAACAGAGCCGTGAAAATATTTCACGGCTTTTGTATGGGTTTTGAAACAAAAAAAGACTGTATAAAACAGTCTTTTTTTATTATATGAAGTATTTTTCAACTTATTGAACCTTTACAATAAAGTAGCTTTTCTTACCTTTTTGCAGTAACAAGAACTTACCGTCAATAAGATCAGTTTCATTCGCTGTAAAAGTATCATTTACCTTTTGCTTGTTGACAGAGATTGCATTTCCTTTGATCTCTCTTTGAGCTTCACTCTTAGATTTCAAGAATCCTGATTTTTCAGAAAGAAGATCTATGATATTCACTCCTAAAACATCAGTTTTTGCAATTTCTTTCTGAGGAACTCCATCAAAAACTTCAAGGAATATTTCTTCATCAAGGCTTACCAGATCTTCAGCAGTAGAACGTCCGAAAAGAATTTCAGAAGCTTTCAGTGCCTTTTCATATTCTTCTCTTCCATGTACCCAAACCGTTACCTCTTCAGCTAATTTCTTTTGCAGCTTTCTTTCGTGCGCCGCTGTTTTATGCTGTTCGATCAAAGCTTCAATCTCTTCTTTTCCAAGGAAAGTGTAGAACTTGATGAATCTTTCGGCATCATCATCAGTAGCATTCAGCCAGAACTGATAAAATTTATAAGGAGATGTTTTCTTTTTATCCAGCCAATAGTTTTCTCCGCTTTCAGACTTCCCGAATTTAGAGCCATCAGCTTTCGTAATCAAAGGAACCGTTAATGCAAACGCTTCACCCTGAGCTTTTCTACGGATCAGTTCAGTTCCAGTAGTGATATTTCCCCACTGGTCAGAACCTCCCATCTGTAATTTTACATTGTTGTTTTGGTAAAGGTGAAGGAAATCATATCCCTGAATTAACTGGTAGGTAAACTCTGTAAAACTCATTCCGTCAACACCTGCGTCTCCGGATAGTCTTTTCTTTACAGAATCTTTAGCCATCATATAATTGACTGTGATATTCTTCCCGACATTCTTAGCAAAATCAAGGAAAGAAATGTTCTTCATCCAGTCATAGTTGTTCACCAGTTCAGCTTTATTGGGCTCATTTCCATCAAAATTTAAGAATTTTGAAAGCTGATTTTTTAAACAGTCAACATAGTGTAAAAGAGTTTCCTCATCCAGAAGATTTCTTTCAGCTGATTTTCCGGAAGGATCACCAATCATTCCTGTAGCACCTCCAACCAAAGCAATAGGTTTGTGGCCATGCTGCTGGAAGTGAGCTAAAATTTTTATTTGAATAAGACTTCCGATATGTAAAGAATCGGCAGTAGGATCAAAACCAATATATGCAGTAGTTACCTCTTTATTCAGTTGTTCATCGGTTCCAGGCATCATATCGGCAAACAGACCACGCCATTTCAGTTCTTCTATAAAGGAATTCATTGATTGTTAACTTTAAAATTTTAAGAAGCAAAGATAGTAAATTCAGAAGGAAGAGGAAAAGGAGAAACAGCAAATAAGCAAAATCATAAAAACCTAAAATACCTTGATAATAACTTTGCCAGCGTGAAACAGATTCGATATTTTCCTCTTTTGCATTTATGCCCCAAATACGCTATATTTGTTATTAATGAACGACGAACAGCTATTCCTGCTCATACAGAAGGCCAAAGATAAAGATCAGAAGGCCCAGACTAAACTCATCAATGTTTTTTGGGTGGATGTTTTCTCTTTTGTCATGAAAAAGGTGAGAGATGAAAATGATGCTGATGAAATTACCGTAAATGTTTTTTCAAAAGTATTGTCGAAACTGGATATGTTTGATCCTCATTTTCAGTTTAAAACCTGGATATTGACCATTGCACAGAATACCGTTATCGATTTCTGGAGAAAAAAGAACCGTGAAAACGAAGATGCTGTTGAAAATCTTGATGAAGTCAAAAACCAATATGCCAAATCTCCGGAAGAACTTCTGATTTCTGAAGAAGAACAGAAGAAAATCATCAAAACCATAGAATCTCTGGATGCCAATTATCAGGATATTATCAAGTTGAGGTTTTTTGAAGAAAAAAGCATCAAAGAAATTTCTGAAGAGCTGGGGATTTCAGTTGCCAATACCAAAGTACGGGTAATGCGTGCTAAAAAAGTCTTAGCTGAACTGTTGAAGAATAATGAGTTTGATGATAATTAAGTCTGGAACTCAATACAGGATATTCAATAGAAACGGGCTTTAGCCCGTTTGCTTAAAAAATTAAAATTCAATTGGCTTTAGCCAAAACTTAAATTTTAAAACCTTTATTTAAAAATAAACTTCCTCTTTTGTTTTCGGAAGAACTATTTTTTGCTGCTTTTCCTGATTTCTGTTCTGCAGATTCATCTTTACGCCTTTATTAATATAGGTTTCCTTCAAAGATTTACCATATTCAGCGGTATTTTCTACCTCTTTTGAATAGTTCAGCTGCCCTGTTGAAAGGTTGAAATCTATATCTTTCCAGTAATCTCCCGGTCTTCCGGAAGTAGATGAAGTTCCTATTAATTCAAAATGTCCGTTCTGAAATCTGTACTTGTCTGTAACGTCCCACTTCCAGCTGCTTCCACCCATTTGAGAAATGATGAGAATTCCTTTTTCAATTTTAGTTTCTCCGTAAGGATCACCCATCATACCTCCGGCACTGCTTTCCATAACTGCATTTCTTGATTTTTCAAGAACGGTCCATTTTCCACTGACTTTTTTCAGAATCTGAATCTCACGGATTTTCCCCAGTTCACCTTCATCTGTTGTTGTATAAATGAGTACTTTTTCAGGAATTTGATCACCATCAAGATCTCCGTCTACCGTTTCCAGAAGGGTAGAACCTGCTGGCTGAAACTGTTTTTGAGCAAGACAGAATGTCCCGGCTGCCATACATAAAAGAAATACTGTTTTTCTCATAAAAAATTTTGAAAACTTAAATGTACAATGAAATTTTGAATTATCAGTTTCATCAATATCTCCGGTTGATGGTTTCCATTAAAAAATCCTTAACTTTGAACTTCAATTTTAGAAATGGAAAATTCAGTTCAAGACACTACCGTTCAAAAACCAAAATGGATCCGCGTAAAACTTCCTACCGGAAAGAATTACAGAGAGCTGAGAACTTTGGTTGATAAATATAAATTAAATACAATCTGCCAGAGTGGAAGCTGCCCGAACATGGGAGAATGTTGGGGTGAAGGTACAGCAACTTTCATGATTTTAGGAAATATCTGTACAAGAAGTTGTGGATTCTGTGGCGTAAAAACAGGAAAACCGCTGGATGTAAATTGGGATGAACCTGAAAAAGTAGCAAGATCAATCAAATTAATGAAGATCAAACATGCCGTTCTTACTTCGGTAGACCGTGATGATCTGAAAGATATGGGATCTATTCTTTGGGGTGAAACAGTGAATGCTGTAAGAAGAATCTCTCCGGGAACCACTATGGAAACTCTGATTCCGGATTTCCAGGGGATCACAAAACATCTTGACAGACTGGTAGATGTAGCTCCGGAAGTAATCTCTCACAATATGGAAACGGTAAAACGTCTGACCAGAGAAGTGAGAATCCAGGCAAAATATGAAAGAAGCCTTGAAGTATTAAGATATCTGAAAGAAGCCGGACAAAGAAGAACCAAAACCGGGGTAATGCTTGGATTAGGTGAAACTAAAGATGAGGTTTTCCAGACAATCGAGGACATTAGAAACGCGAATGTAGATGTTATCACCCTTGGACAATATTTGCAGCCGACTAAAAAACATCTTCCTGTAAAGAAATTCATCACTCCTGAAGAATTTGATGAGTTTGGAGATTTTGCAAGAAGCTTAGGTTTCAGACACGTTGAAAGTTCTCCTCTTGTAAGAAGTTCTTACCACGCAGAAAAACATATTCATTAAAATATAAACCGTTCAGCAATGAGCGGTTTTGTTTTGGGTAGATTGCAGATGTTAGGACGCAGGTAGCAGATGTTATGCTGCAGGGATAAGAGATTTGAAAAAACTCCATTTACAATAACGGCTGCCATAATTCCCCTACTCTGGAGGGGTGGCAAAAATTCAAAGAATTTTTGACGGGGTGGTTTAGTCGTTCCATCAATAACTTACATTACGTCATGTACGTCCTACTTATTACAAGCCGTTTCCTTTGTAATCACTCCAATCCGGCCATTGATTTCAATGGGTTTAAAATGTTTCTTTTTAAATTCGGAAGGCGTTTCTCCTGTATGTTGTTTGAATAGCTTATTAAAGTAAGAAAGACTTTCAAACCCTACCTGAAAGCAAACTTCAGTTACAGAATAATCCTTCAGCAGAAATATTTTAGCCTGATTGATTCTGTAATTATTAACAAAATCTGTAAAGGTCATATTAGTCTGCTTTTTAAAATAACGGCAGAAGGCAGGAGTACTCAGACTTACAATTTGGGCAATTTCATTGACATTGGGTTTCTTGTCATAATTTTCGTGGATATAATCGTAGATGGTTCCCATTCTGATTTTATCATTCAAAAACCATTTGATTCTGGTATCTTCCTTGTTAAGTTCCTTTACTTCCGTTGAATCAGCGAGAATCTGCAGAATTTCAATTAATCCTACCAGGGATTCAAAGGAGTTTTTATCTTTAATGATCTGTAGTTTTTCAACCACTGTATTTTTGGTTTCTCCTGAAAATGAAAGCCCGAGATATGAACGTTCCAAAAGTTTTTTAATATTTTCAAATTCCGGAACAGGAAGAATAATATCCTGAAGGAAACTTTCCCGCATCTGCAGCACAAGCTGTTGACACTCTGTCTGAATACCATAATCAAAATTAAGGTGGGGAACATTAGATCCAATCAGTAAAAGATCACTGTCTGTAAAGGCAGAAATATCTTTTCCTACATGCCGGATTCCGTTCACCGCTTCTACATAGACCAGTTCAATTTCCGGATGATAATGCCAGAAAAAACAGTTTTTCAGGGAAGGGGCAAATAGTTTGAATGATTTCCCTTTTTCAAATTCAATAATTTCTTTCTGGATTTTCATCTTGTTCTCATTTGATTGTTTCTGAATATAAAATTAAATAAAAAGGTTAATATGGAGCAAATTTTTATCATTCAAAGAGGAGTGAAATTCAAACTTTCTTGCGATTTTTGCACTTTCAAAATAAAGACACTCAGTATTTTTGATTTGAAAAGAAATTAATTCAGAAAAAAGATTTAGATATAATGAAGATTGATAAAAGAATAATACCACTGGCTATCGGTGGTTTGGGAATAGGAACTACGGAGTTTACCGTAATGGGACTGTTGCCGGATATTGCAAAAACATTACAGATTACAATCCCGCAGGCCGGACATTTAATTTCTGCGTATGCGATGGGAGTAGTTATCGGAGCTCCGATTCTCATCGGGTACTCAGTGAAGTTCCCCCCTAAAAAAGTTTTGATAGCTTTTATGATCCTTTTTACCCTGTTTAATGGCCTTTCTGCAATTGCTCCCGGATATGACAGTATGCTGGTTATCCGTTTTCTGTCCGGACTTCCTCATGGCGCATTCTTCGGTGTAGGAACAGTAGTTGCCTCAAGAATGGCAGGAAAAGGGAAAGAAGCATTTTATATATCAATGATGTTTACAGGGCTCACGGTTGCCAACCTGGCCATGGTTCCTCTGGTCACCTATATTGGGCATACATTCCACTGGAGACTGTACTTTGCTATTGTGGCGGTGATTGGTCTTTTTGCCATATTATTTTTGAAACTGTGGCTTCCTGCAATGGAATCCAATCAAAATACCCACTTCATGGAAGAGTTGAAATTCCTTAAAAATAAACAGTCGTGGCTTGTCCTTGCCATTACAGCGATTGGATTTGGAGGTCTTTTTACATGGTTAAGCTATATTACCCCTTTGATGACTGTTGTTGCCGGAATCAAAAGCAGCCAAATGGCCTATGTGATGGTTCTTGCCGGAGCCGGAATGGTAGTTGGAAACCTGGTAGGTGGGATTGTCTCAGATAAATTAGGACCTGAAAAAACATGTGCCCTTCTGATCTTCCTGATGATGCTGTCTCTTGGAGGTGTTTTCTTCCTTGCAGAGCATAAGAATATTGCTTTGGTATTGACGTTTATGTGTGGTGCTTTATCTATGTCTATTGCATCACCTATCAATATTATGATGATGAAAGCTGCTCCAAAAAGTGAAATGATGGCCGCTGCTTTTATGCAGGCTGGTTTTAATATTGCCAATGCAATGGGAGCTTTCTTTGGAGGAATTCCTCTGGAATACGGGTATTCATTCAACTATCCGTCGCTGGTGGGAGTGGGAATGACTTTTATAGGATTGGTTATAAGTGTAAGGTATATGTATCTGTACGGTTCTAAGACTGAGGAAGAAGTTGCCGCAGAATGTGTATCATGTGATAAGTAATTTACTGTTGAAATAAAAAAAAGAGCCTGTTTCTCATTGAAACAGGCTCTTCTGTATAAAAATAAAGTTTTATGCCTCTACTTCATCTCCATTTTTACACCAATAGAGGGCATTGTATAAATTTTCTTTGGGGAAAGATTTAAACTCTCCCGGCATCAGAACACTGAAAATACTGGTAAAATCACGTATACCTTCTTTGTCAGTAACAATGGCTGACCGATTCCAGTTGGTAAGATTTTTCAATCCTAACAGCAGATCCTCAAGCCATGCTCCCATGGTAAAATTATCCAGATCGGTATCCAAATACAATAAGTAATTCAGCTCACCGAATTGCTCTACCTTCTCTTTTACGCGCGGAATTACCAGTCTTTCAAAATCCTCTTTCGTTACTTCTCCCGTTGCATTGAATGCTGCAACATTTTCCGGGGCTTCTGGAATAATTGTTATCATAATAAATATTTTATGGTGGTTTGAGTTTAAAAGGATAACAATAATTACACCATAATTTGATGATAAATTGTTAAAAAAGGTATAAATATTGTTACTTTCAGTGTAAAATATTAATATGGATCTCAAATCAAATGAACCTTTCTGGCTTTTAAAAAACGGACTGTTAGCTTCTTATCCTTCTTTACAATCAAATGAAAAATGTGATGTTCTCATTGTTGGAGGCGGCATTACAGGAAGCCTGATTGCCCATCAGATGATAGAAGATGGGTATGATACGATCCTTATTGATAAAAGAGAACTCTGCAATGGAAGCACTTCTGCTACCACTTCAATGCTGCAGTACGAAATAGATGTTCCTCTTTATGAACTGATAGAAAAATTAGGCAAAAAAGGAGCTGTTTTAAGTTATAAAGCCTGTAGTGATGCCATTGATACACTGGAGAAACTTTCAAAAATGATTAAATCCAATGCAGGGTTTAAAAGAAAGAAATCCTTGTACTTTGCTTCAAAAAAGAAAGATGCAGAATGGCTGAAGAAGGAATATCAGGCGAGAAAAGAAAACGGATTTGAGGTGCAGTGGCTGGGAGAGGAACAGATTCTGAAGAAATTTGAATTTGAGAACACATATGGCGGAATATTATCCAGGCAGGGAGCCAGTATTGATGCTTTTCAGTTTGCCCATGAACTTTTTATGTACAATGTAAGGAAAGGACTGAAGATCTTTGATAAGACAGAAATGGTAAAAGTGGAGGAGCATAAAGGTTTTAATCTGGTTACCGTAGACAGTGGATATCAGATCAAAGCAAAAAAGATCATTTACTGCATTGGTTATGAAAGTAAAAATTTACTGAAAGAAAACTTTGTAAATCTGAAAAGTACCTACGCTGTTGTTTCTGAAATAGATAAAGACAAATTTAAAAATATCAGCAATACATTGGTCTGGAATACCGATGATCCTTACCTCTACATGCGGACTACTGACGACGGAAGAATCCTGATCGGAGGAGGAGATGAAGACTTTTATGATGCTGAAAAACGGGATGCTCTCCTCAATAAAAAAGAAAAAGAAATCCTTAAAAATCTGAAGAAAATAAAACCTGATTATCATTTTTACCCTGAT is a window from the Chryseobacterium indologenes genome containing:
- a CDS encoding AraC family transcriptional regulator — its product is MKIQKEIIEFEKGKSFKLFAPSLKNCFFWHYHPEIELVYVEAVNGIRHVGKDISAFTDSDLLLIGSNVPHLNFDYGIQTECQQLVLQMRESFLQDIILPVPEFENIKKLLERSYLGLSFSGETKNTVVEKLQIIKDKNSFESLVGLIEILQILADSTEVKELNKEDTRIKWFLNDKIRMGTIYDYIHENYDKKPNVNEIAQIVSLSTPAFCRYFKKQTNMTFTDFVNNYRINQAKIFLLKDYSVTEVCFQVGFESLSYFNKLFKQHTGETPSEFKKKHFKPIEINGRIGVITKETACNK
- a CDS encoding NAD(P)/FAD-dependent oxidoreductase, producing MDLKSNEPFWLLKNGLLASYPSLQSNEKCDVLIVGGGITGSLIAHQMIEDGYDTILIDKRELCNGSTSATTSMLQYEIDVPLYELIEKLGKKGAVLSYKACSDAIDTLEKLSKMIKSNAGFKRKKSLYFASKKKDAEWLKKEYQARKENGFEVQWLGEEQILKKFEFENTYGGILSRQGASIDAFQFAHELFMYNVRKGLKIFDKTEMVKVEEHKGFNLVTVDSGYQIKAKKIIYCIGYESKNLLKENFVNLKSTYAVVSEIDKDKFKNISNTLVWNTDDPYLYMRTTDDGRILIGGGDEDFYDAEKRDALLNKKEKEILKNLKKIKPDYHFYPDFVWAGTFGETKDGLPYIGEYKKLRNSYFVLGFGGNGITFSVTGMEMASLFMKNKKHPLSRYFKFGR
- the tyrS gene encoding tyrosine--tRNA ligase, with product MNSFIEELKWRGLFADMMPGTDEQLNKEVTTAYIGFDPTADSLHIGSLIQIKILAHFQQHGHKPIALVGGATGMIGDPSGKSAERNLLDEETLLHYVDCLKNQLSKFLNFDGNEPNKAELVNNYDWMKNISFLDFAKNVGKNITVNYMMAKDSVKKRLSGDAGVDGMSFTEFTYQLIQGYDFLHLYQNNNVKLQMGGSDQWGNITTGTELIRRKAQGEAFALTVPLITKADGSKFGKSESGENYWLDKKKTSPYKFYQFWLNATDDDAERFIKFYTFLGKEEIEALIEQHKTAAHERKLQKKLAEEVTVWVHGREEYEKALKASEILFGRSTAEDLVSLDEEIFLEVFDGVPQKEIAKTDVLGVNIIDLLSEKSGFLKSKSEAQREIKGNAISVNKQKVNDTFTANETDLIDGKFLLLQKGKKSYFIVKVQ
- a CDS encoding RNA polymerase sigma factor — encoded protein: MNDEQLFLLIQKAKDKDQKAQTKLINVFWVDVFSFVMKKVRDENDADEITVNVFSKVLSKLDMFDPHFQFKTWILTIAQNTVIDFWRKKNRENEDAVENLDEVKNQYAKSPEELLISEEEQKKIIKTIESLDANYQDIIKLRFFEEKSIKEISEELGISVANTKVRVMRAKKVLAELLKNNEFDDN
- a CDS encoding STAS/SEC14 domain-containing protein — protein: MITIIPEAPENVAAFNATGEVTKEDFERLVIPRVKEKVEQFGELNYLLYLDTDLDNFTMGAWLEDLLLGLKNLTNWNRSAIVTDKEGIRDFTSIFSVLMPGEFKSFPKENLYNALYWCKNGDEVEA
- a CDS encoding MFS transporter; translation: MKIDKRIIPLAIGGLGIGTTEFTVMGLLPDIAKTLQITIPQAGHLISAYAMGVVIGAPILIGYSVKFPPKKVLIAFMILFTLFNGLSAIAPGYDSMLVIRFLSGLPHGAFFGVGTVVASRMAGKGKEAFYISMMFTGLTVANLAMVPLVTYIGHTFHWRLYFAIVAVIGLFAILFLKLWLPAMESNQNTHFMEELKFLKNKQSWLVLAITAIGFGGLFTWLSYITPLMTVVAGIKSSQMAYVMVLAGAGMVVGNLVGGIVSDKLGPEKTCALLIFLMMLSLGGVFFLAEHKNIALVLTFMCGALSMSIASPINIMMMKAAPKSEMMAAAFMQAGFNIANAMGAFFGGIPLEYGYSFNYPSLVGVGMTFIGLVISVRYMYLYGSKTEEEVAAECVSCDK
- a CDS encoding outer membrane protein; amino-acid sequence: MKKRIFILGMISLFGSMHAQRIQKGEAQINVDIGVANGWGLPVSVGVDYAIHNDITVGIEGSYATEKYSGDIKGSWFGVGANGNYHFNTLLKIPNKWDVYAGATLAYNSFSYKYNGSDFDYFDGKSSGVGFAGQIGGRYFFTKNLAAHIELGGGSVASGGKAGLTYKF
- a CDS encoding sensor histidine kinase → MINKYLLLLLFTLGSQYIYAQGSYFYYLEKKNSNFDSLVTAANHETTDTVKAIKSYQIAATYFTRQDLDNYNKYLKQGLESSSKSQIYKDIGLYYQALIHFTKPDFAALLEKDFVTAESALKKYKSTEAKRIRIIMFQNLSLLKVMQTKETEAMNLIVNKAIPIAISIGDNELIGGLYKNVALLFYNSQDFSKAIEYCNLAELFLGKLKKQTPQSNGIRGEVLLLKAECLMRKDKLPEAKIELNKTYSIIKNYPESNFNSLYLSNLGYYQMKQKNYPEALKTFDLGLQNAEKYKNTNITERIKLFKHQIYQELKNFKQSNNILKEVYQKTSYKRTKQEVMREFFKNYTALKDTVKANLYATEYINSLDSINNISIHKNIALLEAKYRKAEDEKKIAWLYTEKAKKQMEVSKKNSYLWLLSLALLSFIGLLIFLYIIYRKNKKLSEQKEINLQQKIEDIKQKEELSLTKAILDGEERERERIARDLHDGLGGMLAGVKINFSVWSSSHLNPEKDQEFYKILGQLDNSVSELRHVARNLMPESLLNFGLETALHDLCEFYNRKNLEIDFQVIDIDKALPLNIQLNIYRIVQELLANAIKHAEASSILLQCSQSGESFLITIEDNGKGFDKSIEKTTKSMGLRNLKNRVNYLKGKMEINSDHQGTTINIELNIHGE
- the lipA gene encoding lipoyl synthase — encoded protein: MENSVQDTTVQKPKWIRVKLPTGKNYRELRTLVDKYKLNTICQSGSCPNMGECWGEGTATFMILGNICTRSCGFCGVKTGKPLDVNWDEPEKVARSIKLMKIKHAVLTSVDRDDLKDMGSILWGETVNAVRRISPGTTMETLIPDFQGITKHLDRLVDVAPEVISHNMETVKRLTREVRIQAKYERSLEVLRYLKEAGQRRTKTGVMLGLGETKDEVFQTIEDIRNANVDVITLGQYLQPTKKHLPVKKFITPEEFDEFGDFARSLGFRHVESSPLVRSSYHAEKHIH